The genomic interval AAGTGCTCAGGCGTAGGTGTAGAAGCCCGAGCCGGACTTACGGCCGAGGCGTCCCGCGTCGACCATGCGCTGGAGCAGCGGGGGAGCGGCGTACAACGGTTCCTTGTACTCCTCGTACATCGAGAACGCGACCGAGGCGACCGTGTCCAGGCCGATCAGGTCGGCCAGCTTCAGCGGCCCCATCGGGTGGGCGCAGCCCAGCTCCATGCCGTTGTCGATGTCCTCGCGGCTGGCGATGCCCGACTCGAACATCCGGATCGCGGACAGGAGATAGGGGATCAGCAGCGCGTTGACCACGAAGCCGGAGCGGTCCTGGGCGCGGATCGCGTGTTTGCCGAGCGCCTTCTCGGCGAACAGCTGGGCGCGGCCGAGCGTGCCCTCCGAGGTGGTCAGCGCCGGGATCAGCTCGACGAGCTTCTGCACCGGGGCCGGGTTGAAGAAGTGGATGCCGATGACCTGGTCGGGGCGCGAGGTGGCGACCGCGAGGCGCACCAGCGGGATCGAGGAGGTGTTGGAGGCCAGGATCGCGTCGGGGCGGGTCACGACCTGGTCGAGCACCTGGAAGATCTCGGTCTTCACCTGCTCGTTCTCGACGACGGCCTCGATGACGAGGTCACGGTCGGCGAACTCGCCGAGATCGGTGGTGAAGGTGAGCCGCGCCTGGGTCTCCGCCAGTTCCTCGGCGGAGATCTTGCCGCGTTCGGCGGCCTTGCTCAGCGAGTTGAACAGCCGGGTCCGGCCGATCTCCAGGGCCTCGCCGGTGGTCTCGGCGACCTTCACGTCCAGGCCGGAGCGGGCGCACACCTCGGCGATACCCGCGCCCATCTGGCCGCAGCCGACCACTCCGACGCGCTCGATGTCGGTCACATCGTCCCCTTCGCTGCTCTATGACTGTCGCAGGACCTCGTTGTTCGACGCCTGCTCCGATCGTGCACGTTACCCGCAAGTATCGATGATCGATCGCCGGGGTCGGGCATTCTGGGGCGCGGAGACGATCCGTGACAGCACGGATCCACAGCGTATGGGGGTGTGCAGATGGGGCGATTGTCACGTCGGGCGTTCGCGATGGCCGCGCTGTCGACGCTGGCCACGACGGGCAGCGCGGCGGCCGACACCGGGCACGCGCCGAGGCCGGCAGGTCGTCCGCGCGGGGTCACCGAGATGCGGGGCGTGTGGCTGGCGACGGTGGCCAACCGCGACTGGCCCTCCCGCCCGGGCCTCACCGCGGCACAGCAGCGCACCGAACTGATCGCCCACCTGGACACGGCGGTCCGCGACCGTCTCAACACGGTGATGTTCCAAGTACGGCCCACCGCCGACGCGTTGTGGCCCTCCCCGTACGAACCCTGGTCGCAGTACCTGACCGGCACCCAGGGCGTGCCCCCCGGCTGGGACCCGCTGGAGACGGCCGTGGAAGAGGCGCATGCGCGGGGGCTGCAACTGCACGCCTGGTTCAACCCGTACCGGATCGCCAACAACACCGACCTCACCAAGCTCGTCGCCTCGCACCCCGCGCGCAAGCACCCGGACTGGGTGGTGGCGTACGGCGGGAAGCTCTACTACAACCCTGGACTGCCCCAGGTCCGCGCCTTCGTCGAGGACGCGATCCTCGACGCGGTGAAGAAGTACCCGGTCGACGGGGTCCACTTCGACGACTACTTCTACCCGTACCCGGTGGCCGGCCAGACCTTCGACGACGACGCGGCCTACGACAGGTACGGCGGCGGATTCGCCGACCGGGCCGCCTGGCGTCGCGACAACATCGACAAGCTGATCCGCGAGACCGCGGCCCGTATCGAGCAGATCCGCCCGGGCACGCAGTTCGGGATCAGCCCCTTCGGCGTGTGGCGCAACATCGCGACCGACCCGCGCGGCTCCGACACCCGGGCGGGGGTGCAGACGTACGACGACCTCTGCGCGGACACCCGCAAGTGGGTGCGCGAGAACTGGATCGACTACCTCGTCCCGCAGCTGTACTGGAACATCGGCTTCGCGGCCGCCGACTACGCCAAGTTGCTGCCCTGGTGGGCGGAGGTGGCGCGCGGTACCAAGACGCGGCTCTACGCAGGTGAGGCGCTGTACAAGGCGGGCGACCCGGCACAGCCCGCGGCCTGGCAGGACCCGGCCGAACTCTCCCGGCACCTCACGCTCGCCGCCAAGTACCCCCAGTTCGGCGGGCATGTCTTCTTCGCGGCCAGGGACGTGGCGGTGGATCCGGTCGGCGCGATGGCGCGGGTGGTCGCCGACCACTATCAGCAGCCGGCGAAGGCCCTGCGCTGAACTGCCGTTCTGGGTCCGGATACTTGAGGTGGTCCTGGTGCTTTGATCTCGCAGACGGGTCCGGGTGACATCACGGCCCCGTGCCCGTGCCCGTCGGGGAACGGGACGCGGCAGGGCGGACCGGCCCTCCGCGCCCATCCCCTCGACGACGTGCGAGATGTGGTCGTGCCGCCCGACCACCCTGGCCGTTCGAGACCTTTCGCGACTACGGCGACCCGCCCGGCCGGGACCCGCGCGCCCCTCAACTCCGCGCCCGTTGCGTGACGGCGATGCACACCAGCACCGCCGTCGCGGTCAACGGGGCGGCCACAGGCAGGTGTTCGCCGAGCAGCAGGACCGACCACACCAGCGTGAGTAGCGGCTGGGCCAGCTGTAGTTGGCTTGCCTTCGGGACGCCGATGGCGGCCATGCCCCGGTACCAGACGACGAGCCCGAGGAACTGCGATCCGGCGGCGACCCACAGCAGCCCGGCCACGCTGTGCGCGGTGAGGTGCGGGGTGTCGTACGACAGGGCGATCGCGGCGGCGGGCACGGTCAGCGGCAGGCACAGGACCAGGGCCCAGGCGATGACCTGCCAGCCGGGCATGACCCGGGCCAGCCGGCCGCCCTCGGTGTAGCCCGCCGCGCAGACCAGCAGCGCGGCGAGGAGATACAGGTCGGCGGTGGTCACGGCGCCGCCGCTCTGCTGGACCGTGAACGCGATCACCGCGCCGGCGCCCGCGAGCGCGGCCGTCCAGAAGGTGCGCGAGGGGCGGACGCCCGTGCGCAGCGCGGACAGCGCGGCGGTCGTCAGCGGCAGCAGACCGACAACCACCGCTGCATGTGCGGTAGTTGACGTCTCCAGCGCGAGCGTGGTGAGCAGCGGGAAACCGACCACCACTCCGGCGGCTACGACGGCCAACCCGGCCCAGTGCCGACGGCCCGGCACGCGGACGCGCAGTGCCAGCAGGCAGCCACCCGCGATGACCGCCGCGAGGACGCTGCGCACGGCCACCAACGACCAGGCACCGAAGCCCTCCAGCCCCCAGGCGGTGGCGGGGAAGGTGAGGGAGAAGGCGATCACACCGAGCGCGGCCTGGACGGTACCGGCGCGGACGCCGAGCGCGGGGGCGGGGCCGGGGCTGGGGTGAGGACCGGTGCTGACCGCTATCGGGCTCGGGGCAGTAGCGCTATCGTGTGCTCTCATGCACGAGCGTAGCAGTGTCGGTGAACTGGCGAATCACCTGCGGCAGGAACTCAACCGCTACTCACCAGGTGGAAAGCTGCCGTCGAGCCGGGCGCTCGTCGAACGGTTCCGGGTGAGCCCCGTGACCGTCTCGCGCGCCCTCGCGCAGCTGGCCGCCGAGGGGCTGGTGGTCACCCGGCCCGGCGCGGGCGCGTTCCGGGCGACGCCCCGCCCCGCGACCGCCGCCGCCTCGGGGGACACCTCCTGGCAGGAGGTCGCGCTCAGCGCGGACGGCACCGCCGACTTCGTCCCGCGCACGGTGGACGCGTCCGCGGTCCTGGCCACCCTGGCCGTGCCGCCGCCGGGTGTGATCGAGTTCAACGGCGGCTATCTGCACCCGTCGCTCCAGCCCGAGCGTGCGATGGCCGCGGCGCTGTCCCGGGCCGGCCGCCGCCCCGGCGCCTGGGGCCGCCCGCCGATGGAGGGTCTGCCGGAACTGCGCGAGTGGTTCGCGCGCAGCATCGGCGGAGCGGTCACGGCCGCCGACGTCCTGGTCAGCGCGGGCGGCCAGACCGCGCTCACCACCGCCCTGCGCGCTCTCGCACCCCCGGGCGCACCGGTCCTCGTCGAATCCCCCACGTATCCAGGCATGTTGGCGATCGCGCGGGCGGCGGGCCTGCGTCCGGTCCCGGTCCCGGTGGACGCGGACGGCGTGAAACCGGCCCTGCTCGCCGACGCGTTCCGCGCGACCGGCGCCCGCGTCTTCGTCTGCCAGCCCCTGTTCCAGAACCCGACCGGCGCGGTCCTCGCCCCCGCCCGCCGTTCGGAGGTCCTGCGCATCGCCCGCGACGCCGGCGCGTTCGTCATCGAGGACGACTTCGTACGACGGCTCGTGCACGACGACGCGGGCCCGCTGCCGAGCCCGCTCGTCGCCGACGACCCCGACGGAGTCGTCGTCCACGTCGGCTCGCTCACCAAGGCGACCTCGCCCAGCTTCCGGGTCAGCGCCCTCGCCGCGCACGGCCCGGTACTGGAACGCCTGCGCGCCATCCAGGTCGTCGACACCTTCTTCGTCCCCCGCCCGCTCCAGGAAGCGGCCCTCGAACTCGTCGGCTCGCCGGCCTGGCCCCGCCATCTCCGCGCGATCTCAACCGAGTTGAAGACCCGCCTCGACACGATGACGACCGCTCTGCGCCTCGAACTCCCCACCTTCTCCCTCCCGCACATCCCCTCCGGCGGCTACCACCTGTGGCTCCGTCTCCCCGACGGCATGGACGAACAGTCCCTGACGGTCGCGGCCCTCCGCGCGGGTGTCTCCATCGCCCCCGGCCGCCCCTACTTCAGCGCCGAACCCCCGGCCGCCCACGTCCGGTTGAGCTTCGCGGCGGTCGCGGGGACGGGTGAGATCGTGGAGGGCGTACGACGGCTTCGGGCGGCCTGCGAGGAGGTGCTCTGACGCGGAGGTGCTCCAGCCCGGGGGCCTCGGTGAGCAGTGCGTAGCTTCGCTCCCCGTCGTCGAACCGTCGTCGATCCAGTAGTCCAAAGCCTGTCACCCGGCACTGACAACGCCCGGGCCGCCGGCCAAAACCGCTCGACACCTCGCCCCCTGACCTGCGAGCCTCCCGCCATGAACGAC from Streptomyces sp. NBC_01288 carries:
- a CDS encoding 3-hydroxybutyryl-CoA dehydrogenase, whose product is MTDIERVGVVGCGQMGAGIAEVCARSGLDVKVAETTGEALEIGRTRLFNSLSKAAERGKISAEELAETQARLTFTTDLGEFADRDLVIEAVVENEQVKTEIFQVLDQVVTRPDAILASNTSSIPLVRLAVATSRPDQVIGIHFFNPAPVQKLVELIPALTTSEGTLGRAQLFAEKALGKHAIRAQDRSGFVVNALLIPYLLSAIRMFESGIASREDIDNGMELGCAHPMGPLKLADLIGLDTVASVAFSMYEEYKEPLYAAPPLLQRMVDAGRLGRKSGSGFYTYA
- a CDS encoding DMT family transporter, whose protein sequence is MRAHDSATAPSPIAVSTGPHPSPGPAPALGVRAGTVQAALGVIAFSLTFPATAWGLEGFGAWSLVAVRSVLAAVIAGGCLLALRVRVPGRRHWAGLAVVAAGVVVGFPLLTTLALETSTTAHAAVVVGLLPLTTAALSALRTGVRPSRTFWTAALAGAGAVIAFTVQQSGGAVTTADLYLLAALLVCAAGYTEGGRLARVMPGWQVIAWALVLCLPLTVPAAAIALSYDTPHLTAHSVAGLLWVAAGSQFLGLVVWYRGMAAIGVPKASQLQLAQPLLTLVWSVLLLGEHLPVAAPLTATAVLVCIAVTQRARS
- a CDS encoding glycoside hydrolase family 10 protein; amino-acid sequence: MGRLSRRAFAMAALSTLATTGSAAADTGHAPRPAGRPRGVTEMRGVWLATVANRDWPSRPGLTAAQQRTELIAHLDTAVRDRLNTVMFQVRPTADALWPSPYEPWSQYLTGTQGVPPGWDPLETAVEEAHARGLQLHAWFNPYRIANNTDLTKLVASHPARKHPDWVVAYGGKLYYNPGLPQVRAFVEDAILDAVKKYPVDGVHFDDYFYPYPVAGQTFDDDAAYDRYGGGFADRAAWRRDNIDKLIRETAARIEQIRPGTQFGISPFGVWRNIATDPRGSDTRAGVQTYDDLCADTRKWVRENWIDYLVPQLYWNIGFAAADYAKLLPWWAEVARGTKTRLYAGEALYKAGDPAQPAAWQDPAELSRHLTLAAKYPQFGGHVFFAARDVAVDPVGAMARVVADHYQQPAKALR
- a CDS encoding aminotransferase-like domain-containing protein, producing the protein MHERSSVGELANHLRQELNRYSPGGKLPSSRALVERFRVSPVTVSRALAQLAAEGLVVTRPGAGAFRATPRPATAAASGDTSWQEVALSADGTADFVPRTVDASAVLATLAVPPPGVIEFNGGYLHPSLQPERAMAAALSRAGRRPGAWGRPPMEGLPELREWFARSIGGAVTAADVLVSAGGQTALTTALRALAPPGAPVLVESPTYPGMLAIARAAGLRPVPVPVDADGVKPALLADAFRATGARVFVCQPLFQNPTGAVLAPARRSEVLRIARDAGAFVIEDDFVRRLVHDDAGPLPSPLVADDPDGVVVHVGSLTKATSPSFRVSALAAHGPVLERLRAIQVVDTFFVPRPLQEAALELVGSPAWPRHLRAISTELKTRLDTMTTALRLELPTFSLPHIPSGGYHLWLRLPDGMDEQSLTVAALRAGVSIAPGRPYFSAEPPAAHVRLSFAAVAGTGEIVEGVRRLRAACEEVL